A window of Sodalis praecaptivus genomic DNA:
AAGCACCGCGCCGGCCCGCTCTTGTTCCGCCAGAGCGGCAAGTTTTTCCGGCGAATGCAGTTCATAGCTGGAGCCGGCATGGGTTAACACGCCGCCCACGGTGGCACCGTTTTCCTGTAACTGCGCCGCCACCGTCAGCAACTCACCTTCCGCGGGATCAATACCGGCGCGATGACCATCGGTATCGACTTCAATCCAGACCTCGAAATGTTCATCATGGGCGCGGCCGAATTCGCCGACCTGGCGCGCCGACTCGGCATTATCGACGATAATCTTCAGATCGCAGCCCTGACGGCGCAGCGCCAGCACCCGCGGGAGCTTGCGGGCGGAAATACACACAGCGTACAAAATGTCGCGGATCCCGGCGGCGAAAAAGACCTCGGCTTCTTTTAACGTCGATACGGTAATGCCGTGGGCGCCCGCCGCCAGTTGCAAATTGACGACCTCAAGACATTTGGACGTTTTGACATGCGGCCGGAATTTCACCCCCAGCTGGTTCATGCGCTGCTGCATGCGCTGTATGTTTTCTTGTAGCCGCGCGCGATCCACGATTGCGCACGGGGTGTCGAGCTGGTGGAGATGCATGAAGAAATCCTTGACGGAGACGGTAAGACGATTTTTTTATACTAATCAATCTGGAGATCATTGATATTTAATTATGCTAATTCTATGATTCAGTTATGCTGAACTCCTCCGATATACAGTTTCTGCTGGTGATCCGGGAAAGCGCCAGCCTGCTGGCGACGGCGCATAAACTCGGCCTCACCGCCTCCGCGGTGACCCAGCGGCTACAGCAGCTTGAACGAAAGTTGGGTATCCAACTGGTGGACCGCAGTGCGCGTCAGTTGCAGTTTACCGACGAGGGCGAGCTGTTGTGCCAGCGCGGCGTGGGGATTATCGATGAGATCGCCGGCCTGATGGAGACGCTGCATGCCAGGCGGCACGGAATGGTCGGCCGCCTCGCCATCAATGCCCCTTTCGGCTTCGGCCGGCGCTATGTCGCATCGGTAGTCGCCGCATTTCGCCAGCGCTATCCTGACGTGGATATCAGAATGACGCTCTCCGACCAGCCCTTGGTCGCCAGCAGCGACCGTAGCGATCTGGTTATCCATATTGGCGAGTTGCGTTCATCGAACCTGATTAGCCATTACATCGCGCCCAATCGACGCCTGCTCTGCGCCTCGCCGGCGTTTATCGAACGCTATGGCCAGCCGGCACATCCGCAGGATCTGGCGACGCTACCGACCATCGCGCTGCATGAAAACAACGAAGACGTGACGCTGTGGCAGCTACGATCGCGGCGCACCACGGTCAACATTCGTACGCAACCGATATTAATCAGCAACGACGGCGAAGTGATCCGGCAATGGGCGGTGGAGGGGCTGGGCGTCATCATGCGTTCGGAATGGGATGTGGCGGATGCCCTGGCGGAGGGAAAACTGTTGCCGCTGTTGCCTGACTGGCGATTGCCCGACGCCAATGTCGTGGCGCTTACCCACCAGGGCGCAGGGCTGCCGGAGCGGACGCGCGCATTTATG
This region includes:
- a CDS encoding LysR family transcriptional regulator; amino-acid sequence: MLNSSDIQFLLVIRESASLLATAHKLGLTASAVTQRLQQLERKLGIQLVDRSARQLQFTDEGELLCQRGVGIIDEIAGLMETLHARRHGMVGRLAINAPFGFGRRYVASVVAAFRQRYPDVDIRMTLSDQPLVASSDRSDLVIHIGELRSSNLISHYIAPNRRLLCASPAFIERYGQPAHPQDLATLPTIALHENNEDVTLWQLRSRRTTVNIRTQPILISNDGEVIRQWAVEGLGVIMRSEWDVADALAEGKLLPLLPDWRLPDANVVALTHQGAGLPERTRAFMRMMQEQFQPQAPWRQRWQAAARRG
- a CDS encoding DSD1 family PLP-dependent enzyme — encoded protein: MHLHQLDTPCAIVDRARLQENIQRMQQRMNQLGVKFRPHVKTSKCLEVVNLQLAAGAHGITVSTLKEAEVFFAAGIRDILYAVCISARKLPRVLALRRQGCDLKIIVDNAESARQVGEFGRAHDEHFEVWIEVDTDGHRAGIDPAEGELLTVAAQLQENGATVGGVLTHAGSSYELHSPEKLAALAEQERAGAVLAATRLRHAGIPCEQVSVGSTPTAFAAQQLAGVTEVRAGVYAFFDLVMHNVGVCQLDDIALSVLTTVIGHQREKGWVMVDAGWMALSRDRGTASQQRDYGYGQPCRLDGTPFDGFIVIGANQEHGIIAAQPSQPAADITTLFPLGAQLRILPNHACATGAQHAVMHACDAQGNTAPWSRFQGW